A window of Deltaproteobacteria bacterium contains these coding sequences:
- a CDS encoding sugar transferase, translating to MSMLTPVSSASVTPRMPSIEAPELARPSAESAALTVIGGATPIWQRLAAIIGLVVLSPLAFVIAVAIKLTSPGPILYRGKRLGRGAAAFTIYKFRTLEVGAEQRIGARLLEHSDGFYTRIGRLLKRAKLDEIPQLFNVIFGTMNLVGPRPVRPIFLETLSREIPGYLRRFAVNPGMTGLAQVRGGYFTHPRDKLRYDEIYIENRGWWLDVRLVTLTFIKVLNRWMTLGLLLTALFLSAALLPGLFHYPFQLEIGTFKLSPFEFFVAVTAAWIAVQRSPRHRLCIYDTPVNGAIGAFVGFALVAALFSGDPASAIQGVLYYVATGFFLTFLIVTTRLSQTEANQIATVVGLSAVAVSMIGLMQVGVANQLGAQSAARMSSTLGNPVLLATYLVLGLPFLLTQMLHSRTREVRDLWVACATIALVGVFLTQTRMGFVALLVTFGTFLWRSRYRLLAIVALFVVMGTMIALGGAHLRLSLPEVTAEAARRRDAAHEVFSAPVPQLLLGVGSTRRQAVSPISEKDRPYISNNMHLTLIRQHGLIGWGLMLWIFGATLLALYRGYDQIHDPHMRRIVWAIFSSMVGVLISMTDANVFFNVTIQIFFWGMVGVGLGIVTHLSGRRPTFRVLWRFGEHGD from the coding sequence ATGAGCATGCTCACTCCCGTCAGCAGCGCATCCGTCACCCCGCGGATGCCGAGCATCGAGGCGCCAGAGCTGGCGCGTCCGTCCGCCGAGTCCGCCGCGCTCACGGTGATCGGCGGGGCGACGCCCATCTGGCAGCGCCTCGCGGCGATCATCGGCCTCGTGGTGTTGTCGCCCCTCGCGTTCGTCATTGCGGTCGCGATCAAGCTCACGAGTCCGGGCCCGATCCTCTATCGCGGCAAACGCCTCGGGCGTGGCGCCGCCGCCTTCACCATCTACAAGTTCCGCACGCTCGAGGTCGGCGCCGAGCAGCGGATCGGCGCGCGCCTGCTCGAGCACTCCGACGGCTTCTACACGCGCATCGGCCGCCTGCTGAAGCGCGCGAAGCTCGACGAGATCCCGCAGCTCTTCAACGTCATCTTCGGCACGATGAACTTGGTCGGACCGCGTCCCGTGCGGCCGATATTCCTGGAGACGCTCTCGCGCGAGATCCCGGGCTATCTCCGGCGCTTCGCGGTGAATCCGGGTATGACCGGCCTCGCGCAGGTCCGCGGCGGCTACTTTACGCACCCCCGCGACAAGCTCCGCTACGACGAGATCTACATCGAGAACCGCGGATGGTGGCTCGACGTCCGGTTGGTCACTCTGACGTTCATCAAGGTGTTGAACCGGTGGATGACCCTGGGGCTCCTGCTGACCGCGTTGTTCCTGTCGGCCGCGTTGCTCCCGGGCCTCTTCCACTACCCGTTCCAGCTCGAGATCGGCACGTTCAAGCTGAGCCCGTTCGAGTTCTTCGTGGCCGTGACGGCGGCGTGGATCGCCGTGCAGCGGTCGCCGCGCCACCGACTCTGCATCTACGATACGCCGGTGAACGGCGCGATCGGCGCGTTCGTCGGCTTCGCGCTCGTCGCGGCGCTCTTCTCGGGCGATCCCGCCTCCGCGATTCAGGGCGTCCTGTACTACGTCGCGACGGGGTTCTTCTTGACCTTCCTGATCGTGACGACGCGACTCTCGCAGACCGAAGCCAATCAGATCGCGACCGTCGTCGGCTTGTCGGCGGTCGCCGTGTCGATGATCGGCCTCATGCAGGTGGGGGTCGCGAACCAGCTCGGGGCGCAGAGCGCCGCCCGGATGTCGTCGACGCTCGGCAACCCCGTGCTCCTCGCGACGTACCTCGTGCTCGGACTGCCGTTCCTGTTGACGCAGATGCTGCACAGCCGGACCCGGGAGGTGCGCGACCTCTGGGTCGCGTGCGCGACCATCGCGCTCGTCGGCGTCTTCCTGACGCAGACGCGCATGGGCTTCGTTGCGTTGCTGGTGACGTTCGGAACGTTCCTCTGGCGGAGCCGATATCGTCTCCTCGCCATCGTCGCTCTGTTCGTCGTCATGGGGACGATGATCGCGCTCGGCGGCGCCCACCTCCGACTCTCTTTGCCGGAAGTGACGGCCGAGGCGGCGCGCCGCCGGGATGCGGCGCACGAGGTGTTTTCGGCGCCCGTTCCGCAGTTGCTGCTCGGGGTCGGCAGCACCCGGCGCCAGGCCGTTTCGCCCATCTCGGAGAAGGACCGTCCGTACATTTCGAACAACATGCACCTCACCCTGATCCGTCAGCACGGCTTGATCGGGTGGGGACTCATGCTCTGGATCTTCGGCGCGACGCTGCTCGCGCTGTACCGCGGGTACGACCAGATCCACGACCCGCACATGCGGCGCATCGTGTGGGCGATCTTCAGCTCGATGGTGGGCGTGTTGATCTCCATGACCGACGCCAACGTCTTCTTCAACGTGACGATCCAGATCTTCTTCTGGGGCATGGTCGGCGTCGGACTCGGCATCGTCACGCATCTCAGCGGACGGCGGCCGACGTTCCGCGTGCTGTGGCGCTTCGGCGAGCACGGAGACTGA